A single genomic interval of Bacillus oleivorans harbors:
- a CDS encoding RAxF-45 family protein, producing MNRFVVGRSQILSFLSICCAILHDAAANGIRMPFFSNCIATIKQ from the coding sequence ATGAATCGTTTTGTTGTTGGGCGCTCACAAATTCTTAGCTTTTTAAGTATTTGCTGTGCGATTTTGCATGATGCAGCTGCTAACGGGATACGTATGCCCTTTTTTAGCAACTGCATAGCAACAATAAAACAATAA